A stretch of the Planktothricoides raciborskii GIHE-MW2 genome encodes the following:
- a CDS encoding PH domain-containing protein produces the protein MGIKEELYFEGRPHIGDLIVNILFGLTIVGLPLTIGAIVRALWLRYRITNRRVTVIGGWMGRDRSDVVYSEISKIVIVPRGFGIWGDMVITLNDGSRLEMRALPKFREVYDYMNDKLSASARAASGAIGK, from the coding sequence ATGGGAATTAAAGAGGAATTGTACTTTGAAGGACGCCCCCATATTGGGGATCTGATCGTCAACATTTTGTTTGGGTTGACGATTGTGGGCTTGCCGCTGACCATTGGGGCTATTGTCAGAGCGCTGTGGTTGCGTTATCGGATTACCAATCGTCGGGTGACGGTGATTGGTGGCTGGATGGGCCGAGATCGCTCTGACGTGGTGTACTCAGAAATTAGCAAAATCGTCATCGTACCTCGTGGCTTTGGCATCTGGGGTGATATGGTGATTACACTTAATGATGGTTCTCGTCTGGAAATGCGGGCCTTGCCTAAGTTTCGAGAGGTTTACGATTATATGAATGATAAATTGTCTGCCTCTGCCCGTGCAGCCAGTGGTGCGATCGGTAAATAA
- a CDS encoding peptidoglycan-binding protein: MENFAYFCLANAYKATAEDDLVDPSFSESVDRLFQDLFQGLFQGLFARLNGCRLSSLTYIRFASLGVMLLVLSITSNSWAMSRGDRGSSVSYLQQDLRSLGCFDGLITGVYDRTTEAGVRRCQDALGLPANGVADLTTQQVLQQRLGQVRAQTLIPRQTETRLARGDRGEQVTFVQQTLLNRGYFSGPVTGFYGELTEVAVRNFQAANGLSVSGQVDAATYQRLQQLQAAQVASFSVPSQGFNTVAGSQALKRGDRGIQVRNLQKRLIVAGYPNVVVDSIYGAETEAAVKQFQIGYGFVPDGIADANTQKVLNEKLYVVVIPKRSNITLAQVQQIFPTAFEAPSQLGTYIHAGSYPNYDIAKTRVKFLQQSGIIDARVAYL, translated from the coding sequence ATGGAAAACTTTGCTTATTTCTGTTTGGCTAATGCATATAAGGCAACGGCAGAAGATGATCTGGTTGATCCGTCTTTCAGCGAATCTGTCGATCGCTTGTTTCAGGACTTGTTTCAGGGCTTGTTTCAGGGCTTGTTTGCGAGATTAAATGGGTGCAGACTTTCCAGTTTGACCTATATTCGTTTTGCGTCCCTGGGGGTAATGTTGTTGGTGCTGAGTATCACCAGCAACTCCTGGGCCATGAGTCGGGGCGATCGCGGTTCGTCTGTTTCCTACTTACAACAAGATTTGCGATCACTTGGTTGTTTTGATGGGTTGATCACTGGGGTTTACGATCGCACCACGGAAGCGGGAGTGCGTCGTTGTCAGGATGCCTTGGGACTGCCTGCCAATGGGGTAGCTGATTTGACCACCCAGCAGGTATTGCAGCAACGACTGGGACAAGTCCGCGCCCAGACATTGATTCCCAGGCAAACAGAAACGAGATTAGCACGGGGCGATCGCGGGGAGCAAGTAACATTTGTGCAACAAACTTTGCTGAATCGGGGATACTTCAGCGGGCCGGTGACGGGTTTTTATGGGGAGTTAACGGAAGTCGCCGTGCGGAATTTTCAAGCAGCCAATGGACTCTCAGTCTCTGGGCAAGTGGATGCCGCCACCTATCAAAGATTGCAACAATTGCAAGCAGCACAAGTCGCATCCTTTTCGGTTCCCAGTCAGGGATTCAATACCGTTGCTGGCAGTCAGGCGTTAAAGCGAGGCGATCGCGGCATTCAAGTGAGAAACCTGCAAAAAAGACTCATTGTCGCCGGTTATCCCAACGTGGTAGTCGATAGTATTTATGGGGCGGAAACGGAAGCTGCCGTCAAACAATTTCAAATTGGTTATGGATTTGTCCCTGATGGGATAGCTGATGCCAACACCCAAAAAGTTCTCAATGAGAAACTATATGTCGTGGTGATTCCCAAAAGAAGTAACATCACTCTGGCTCAAGTCCAGCAAATTTTCCCCACCGCATTTGAGGCTCCTTCTCAATTAGGCACCTATATTCACGCAGGTTCTTATCCCAATTACGACATTGCCAAAACACGAGTGAAATTTTTACAACAAAGCGGGATCATTGACGCTCGGGTTGCTTATCTTTAA
- a CDS encoding DUF58 domain-containing protein, which produces MKRFLYDIFRQFSAFERSRQRRLTPNGLVVLICLICSGVLSVDTNQSMAAQIFTFLLSLFIIAIVSSRLFRFRFHAVRMLPKFATVGVTIKYRLVIHNRTNQTQKGLKLLENFADPRPNFQEFLTTPEPNENIHNVVDRYLGYYRWLWLVKRKQCATANPIELPPLLPDSKTEAIGEITPLYRGVIRLVGLTVFRPDPFNLFNASVTISLPQSLLVLPKLYQIPPIQLPGFRRYQSGGVALASSVGDAEEFRSLREYRPGDSLRKIHWKSWAKVGKPIVKEEQDEFFVRHALILDTFQSMKYSEVLEEAIAIAASFACEVQTQESLLDLMFVGHEAYCFTFGRSLSHTDKMLEILASVVACQDKSFSALTPVLLERVSLLSGCICIFISWDDERQQLVNYLKSIGLNTLILIISETATKLPNSEINSIRDNLTQCQVLRLGKIQEDLMQL; this is translated from the coding sequence ATGAAACGGTTTCTTTATGATATTTTTCGACAGTTTTCGGCCTTTGAGCGATCGCGCCAAAGACGATTAACTCCCAATGGTTTAGTTGTTTTAATCTGCCTGATTTGCTCTGGGGTTTTGAGTGTCGATACCAATCAGAGTATGGCGGCGCAAATCTTTACGTTTTTGTTATCGCTTTTTATCATAGCGATCGTTTCTAGTCGGCTGTTTCGCTTTCGCTTTCACGCAGTGCGGATGCTGCCTAAATTTGCCACAGTTGGCGTTACAATCAAATATCGTCTGGTAATTCATAACCGCACGAACCAAACCCAAAAGGGTTTGAAACTTTTAGAAAATTTTGCTGACCCCAGACCGAATTTTCAAGAATTTTTAACCACTCCTGAACCGAATGAAAATATCCATAATGTTGTGGATCGCTACCTGGGATATTATCGCTGGCTGTGGTTAGTGAAAAGGAAACAATGTGCAACGGCAAACCCCATCGAGTTACCGCCACTTTTGCCTGACAGTAAAACCGAAGCGATCGGCGAAATTACACCATTATATAGAGGAGTGATTCGGTTAGTCGGTTTGACGGTTTTTCGCCCGGATCCGTTTAATCTTTTCAATGCTTCTGTGACGATTTCTTTACCCCAATCTTTGTTAGTTTTACCAAAATTATATCAAATCCCACCGATTCAACTTCCGGGTTTCAGGAGATATCAATCCGGTGGAGTTGCCTTAGCTTCTTCCGTGGGAGATGCGGAGGAATTTCGGTCTTTGCGGGAATATCGTCCCGGTGATTCTCTGCGAAAAATTCACTGGAAAAGTTGGGCAAAAGTGGGCAAACCAATTGTTAAAGAAGAACAAGATGAGTTTTTTGTCCGCCATGCTTTGATTTTAGATACGTTTCAATCGATGAAATATAGCGAGGTGTTGGAAGAAGCGATCGCGATCGCTGCTTCTTTTGCTTGTGAAGTGCAAACCCAAGAATCTTTACTAGATTTAATGTTTGTCGGTCACGAAGCCTATTGTTTTACCTTTGGTCGCTCCCTCAGCCATACAGATAAAATGCTGGAAATTCTCGCCTCAGTTGTGGCTTGTCAGGATAAATCTTTTAGTGCTTTGACTCCAGTTTTGCTGGAAAGAGTTTCCCTCCTCAGTGGTTGTATTTGTATTTTTATTTCATGGGATGATGAACGGCAACAGTTAGTCAATTATCTCAAAAGTATCGGTTTAAATACCTTAATTTTAATTATATCAGAAACCGCAACCAAATTACCGAATTCTGAGATTAACTCTATTAGAGATAATTTAACCCAATGCCAGGTTTTACGCTTGGGCAAAATTCAAGAGGATTTAATGCAACTATGA
- the yidC gene encoding membrane protein insertase YidC — protein sequence MDFGVGFLSNNVMLPILDLFFGIVPSYGLAIVALTLVIRFALYPLSAGSIRSMRRMRVAQPLMQKRVKEVQERYKDNPTKQQEEMSKIYQEYGNPLSGCLPVLLQMPVLFALFATLRGSPFSDVNYSVNLQIFPSEQIERIQPQSFATPSQNIYVAGSVHAPVAALLPSGNKLAVGDKTKIEFQTVEGKPFQQLLAEYPDSDIAPTWQVIKGQERVKVSEDGTIEALQPGDVTIQGTIPGLASKQGFLFIEALGRVGATAEDGTIHWDIVGMVLFFGISLYVNQILSGQGQSSSDNSQQATVNKLTPVIFSGMFLFFPLPAGVLMYMVIANIFQTAQTFILSREPLPENLQKIVDAEAKSAAVKDGRQSLPFEPGRSKKKA from the coding sequence ATGGACTTTGGAGTAGGGTTTCTTTCCAACAACGTCATGCTACCGATCCTAGATTTATTCTTTGGGATCGTTCCCAGCTATGGTCTGGCGATCGTCGCTTTGACGTTAGTCATTCGCTTTGCGCTTTATCCCTTAAGTGCGGGATCAATTCGCAGTATGCGCCGAATGCGCGTCGCCCAGCCACTCATGCAGAAACGAGTCAAAGAAGTTCAAGAGCGGTACAAAGACAATCCGACTAAACAGCAGGAGGAAATGAGCAAAATTTACCAGGAATATGGCAATCCTCTTTCTGGTTGTTTGCCAGTCCTCCTGCAAATGCCCGTGCTGTTTGCCTTGTTCGCCACTCTGAGAGGATCGCCATTTTCTGACGTGAATTACTCCGTCAATCTGCAAATCTTTCCCTCAGAACAAATTGAACGAATTCAACCTCAGTCTTTTGCCACCCCATCCCAAAATATTTATGTAGCCGGTAGCGTCCATGCGCCAGTCGCCGCTTTGCTGCCCAGTGGCAATAAGTTAGCAGTGGGTGACAAAACCAAAATTGAATTTCAAACCGTAGAGGGTAAACCTTTCCAACAGTTGTTAGCGGAGTATCCAGACAGCGACATTGCCCCGACCTGGCAAGTGATCAAAGGTCAAGAACGAGTCAAGGTGTCTGAAGATGGCACCATTGAAGCCCTGCAACCGGGAGATGTGACGATTCAAGGGACGATTCCTGGATTAGCATCTAAGCAAGGGTTCCTGTTTATTGAGGCTCTCGGTCGGGTTGGGGCCACGGCGGAAGATGGCACAATTCATTGGGACATTGTGGGCATGGTGCTATTTTTTGGCATTAGCTTGTATGTCAACCAAATTCTATCCGGTCAAGGACAAAGTTCAAGCGATAACTCTCAGCAAGCAACGGTGAATAAACTCACTCCGGTGATCTTTTCCGGGATGTTTTTGTTCTTCCCTCTGCCTGCGGGAGTTTTGATGTATATGGTGATTGCCAATATCTTCCAAACCGCACAAACTTTTATTCTGTCTCGCGAACCTCTGCCAGAAAATCTCCAGAAAATCGTGGATGCAGAAGCCAAATCCGCTGCGGTTAAAGATGGACGACAATCACTGCCTTTTGAACCCGGTCGTTCTAAGAAAAAAGCTTAA
- a CDS encoding SH3 domain-containing protein, with protein sequence MIGFILALAILAGGSVAAGLYFVTRLTELPPRPVFDNEQPVKPKPSSPTPAAKQNTPANSSSNSSANSTTLAPGTYRARVIWQDGLILRDRPSFDAKSIGGVDFNKNVIVLETTSDKEWERVRVEGANQEGWVKGGNTEKI encoded by the coding sequence TTGATTGGTTTTATATTGGCACTGGCGATCCTTGCCGGTGGTAGTGTTGCTGCTGGCCTTTATTTTGTGACTCGCTTAACCGAATTGCCCCCAAGACCAGTTTTTGACAATGAGCAACCCGTTAAGCCAAAACCTAGTTCACCGACTCCTGCCGCTAAACAAAATACGCCAGCAAATTCTAGCAGCAATTCCAGCGCCAATTCCACAACTTTGGCACCGGGAACTTACCGGGCTCGCGTGATTTGGCAAGATGGGTTAATTTTGCGCGATCGCCCTAGCTTTGATGCCAAGTCAATTGGCGGGGTTGATTTTAATAAAAACGTCATTGTATTGGAAACCACTTCTGATAAAGAATGGGAAAGAGTGCGTGTAGAAGGTGCTAATCAAGAAGGCTGGGTCAAAGGCGGTAATACAGAGAAAATTTAA
- a CDS encoding R3H domain-containing nucleic acid-binding protein: MSDRPIDRGQQWLKQLLTLAACPTEVHAEEKPDCYWLTIDHTNLTPEQIDILIGAKGSVLDSIQYLANTILNLGQTPDQQAAYTIELNNYRSHRQAELEAIALNAVAHVRETGEEFEIKSLSSAERRQLHNLLKEYDDLETYSRGQEPDRRLVVYRR; encoded by the coding sequence ATGAGCGATCGCCCCATTGACCGAGGTCAACAGTGGCTCAAGCAACTGTTAACCCTTGCGGCTTGTCCCACGGAAGTTCACGCGGAAGAAAAACCCGATTGCTACTGGCTGACCATTGATCACACCAACCTGACCCCAGAGCAAATTGACATCCTGATCGGAGCCAAGGGTTCTGTCCTGGATAGTATTCAATATCTAGCGAATACAATTTTGAATCTGGGACAAACCCCGGATCAACAAGCCGCTTATACCATTGAATTGAATAACTATCGATCTCACCGCCAAGCGGAACTCGAAGCTATTGCTCTCAATGCAGTCGCTCATGTTCGGGAAACAGGGGAGGAGTTTGAAATTAAATCACTCTCCTCCGCCGAACGTCGCCAACTTCATAACTTATTGAAAGAATACGACGATTTGGAAACCTACAGTCGCGGACAAGAACCCGATCGCCGTTTGGTCGTTTACCGACGGTAG
- a CDS encoding MoxR family ATPase produces MAETQVDNYQFYGQAIYQKITANIGQVIKGQSAAIRKLLSAFASGGHVLLEDYPGTGKTTLAKALAFSVDVSFKRIQFTPDLLPSDILGVSMLDPNERTFYFHEGPIFANIVLADEINRASPRTQSALLEAMAESQVSIDGNLRKLKEPFFVIATQNPVESRGTYPLPEAQMDRFALQFSLGYISPEDEVNLLSDQIQQPPIASLKPCVSIQEIMALKQQVRAVRISETLKRYVVDIVNGTRSAQGVQLGASPRASIALMKIAQALALFDGYEFVTPEQIQELAIDAIAHRLVMEPQARFSGITAVGVVQEILNSIPVPR; encoded by the coding sequence ATGGCTGAAACACAAGTAGATAATTATCAGTTTTATGGCCAAGCAATTTATCAAAAAATTACTGCCAACATTGGCCAAGTCATCAAAGGACAATCCGCTGCTATTAGAAAGTTACTTTCGGCATTTGCTAGTGGTGGTCATGTGCTTTTAGAAGACTACCCAGGAACGGGAAAAACTACCTTGGCAAAAGCCCTAGCTTTTTCCGTAGATGTCAGCTTCAAACGGATTCAATTTACCCCCGACCTGTTACCCTCAGATATTTTGGGGGTTTCCATGCTCGATCCCAATGAGCGGACTTTTTATTTCCATGAAGGGCCAATTTTTGCCAATATTGTCTTAGCCGATGAAATTAATCGCGCTTCTCCACGAACTCAATCGGCATTATTAGAAGCAATGGCAGAATCCCAAGTTAGTATTGATGGGAATTTGCGAAAACTCAAAGAACCGTTTTTTGTGATTGCTACTCAAAATCCCGTAGAATCTCGCGGTACTTACCCACTTCCCGAAGCCCAAATGGATCGGTTTGCTTTGCAATTTTCTTTGGGATATATTTCCCCAGAAGATGAAGTGAATCTGCTCTCGGATCAAATTCAACAACCGCCGATCGCCTCCCTGAAACCTTGTGTTTCTATCCAGGAGATTATGGCGTTGAAACAGCAGGTTAGAGCAGTGAGAATTAGTGAAACTTTAAAACGCTATGTGGTGGATATTGTGAATGGGACGCGATCGGCCCAAGGGGTGCAATTAGGAGCGAGTCCCAGAGCTTCTATTGCCTTAATGAAAATTGCTCAAGCTTTGGCGTTATTTGATGGCTATGAATTTGTCACCCCTGAACAGATCCAAGAACTAGCTATAGATGCGATCGCTCATCGGTTAGTGATGGAACCCCAAGCCCGTTTTTCTGGCATAACTGCCGTTGGGGTTGTCCAAGAGATTCTAAATTCTATCCCGGTTCCCCGTTAA
- a CDS encoding DUF177 domain-containing protein, with product MEPIYIPQLTTAPERTEEIQFEEFFSEFETLTPVKGTLVVKHQGNYLEVFAQAETIVTLTCNRCLQQYNHRLTVDTSELIWLDEAADQPDTGPLERETALEDLVETLSPHGYFECTEWVYEQLCLALPPRQLCDANCLGIQTDSYLPPTAPPAIDHRWASLAELKKLFPN from the coding sequence ATGGAGCCTATTTATATTCCTCAACTGACCACCGCACCTGAGCGAACTGAGGAAATTCAGTTTGAGGAGTTTTTCTCAGAGTTTGAAACTTTGACTCCCGTCAAAGGCACCCTCGTCGTGAAGCATCAAGGAAACTATTTGGAAGTTTTCGCTCAAGCGGAAACCATTGTCACCCTGACTTGCAATCGGTGTCTGCAACAGTATAATCACCGATTAACCGTAGATACGTCTGAATTAATCTGGCTCGATGAAGCCGCCGATCAACCAGACACAGGCCCCCTGGAACGGGAAACAGCCCTGGAAGATTTGGTAGAAACTTTGTCCCCTCACGGATATTTTGAATGTACAGAATGGGTTTATGAACAACTTTGTTTAGCCTTGCCACCGCGCCAACTTTGTGATGCCAATTGTTTAGGAATTCAAACAGATAGTTATTTACCGCCGACTGCACCGCCTGCAATCGATCACCGTTGGGCATCTCTGGCAGAATTAAAAAAACTATTTCCCAACTAA
- a CDS encoding transglutaminase domain-containing protein: protein MKTPIFLLGAAVLFWGWHSGMLIFAIAISTVLEASRWVNWRWDLSAKYFRRIANLCIILVMVLIIYLLAKDASASIYFIYNFLQLLPLVFFPILAAQAYSVTEKVDLRTLFLFFDQTMEADDPSKFTVDLSYFYLILCLLSASAVNLENFANFAFYGGIFILSAIALWSVRSQRFAPGVWLSLLLLAGILGFVGYLGLYQLHLTVEDRLVNWYYNTYERESDAFQKTTNLGTLGELKGSNAIDFRVALDFHKPERFLLRESTYDKYQSSTWLASEANFTPVKAEENGTSWQLSGQPDSDKTITVFSSLSGGQGLLKLPEGTWQINRLPVSKLEKNQYGTIKVTGKDGPIAYQVQFNPNFPNLSEDSPPTDNDLHIPPAEKAAIAQILPQLNLQGKSPAEILPELDKFFQRNFTYSLALTGQNNSMTPVANFLLKNRSGHCEYFATATNLLLRSLGIPTRYAVGYSVHEFSQLENQYIVRSRHAHAWTLVYLDGKWQTFDTTPANWTSFEDARMSQWAIIGDFWSFFIFKFSLWFQWVMGHPTLKYGLPIFGLLIVIFMRIFSPKKLALRLAKKSKLRQSKPQLFAQVTEFDLIEQALADLGYMRHPSESLKKWITRLENELPDSSCLENLRRIVELYYRDRFDPNGINLPEREQLKSLIKSWLQEYPQAISTQKTLDSLGSSSPKI from the coding sequence ATGAAAACACCCATTTTTCTCCTCGGTGCAGCGGTACTTTTCTGGGGTTGGCACAGTGGAATGTTGATTTTTGCGATCGCGATTTCCACGGTATTAGAAGCCTCTCGCTGGGTAAATTGGCGCTGGGATTTATCCGCAAAATATTTTCGACGGATTGCTAATTTATGCATAATTTTGGTGATGGTTTTAATTATTTACCTGTTGGCTAAAGATGCTTCAGCTTCAATTTATTTTATTTATAATTTTTTACAGCTACTTCCTCTGGTATTTTTCCCCATATTAGCGGCTCAAGCTTACTCGGTGACAGAAAAAGTCGATCTGAGGACACTGTTTCTGTTCTTCGATCAAACTATGGAGGCAGACGACCCTAGTAAATTTACCGTAGATTTAAGCTATTTTTATTTAATCCTCTGTCTTTTGTCTGCCAGTGCCGTAAATCTGGAAAATTTTGCTAATTTCGCATTTTATGGGGGTATATTTATCCTCTCAGCGATCGCCCTTTGGTCGGTGCGTTCTCAGCGATTTGCCCCAGGGGTTTGGTTGAGTTTACTCTTGCTGGCAGGAATCCTCGGTTTTGTTGGCTATCTGGGCTTATATCAACTTCATTTAACCGTAGAAGACCGGCTAGTTAATTGGTATTATAATACTTATGAACGCGAAAGTGATGCTTTCCAAAAAACAACCAATCTGGGCACACTTGGGGAACTAAAAGGGTCAAATGCCATTGATTTTAGAGTTGCCCTTGACTTTCATAAGCCGGAGCGATTTTTGCTCAGAGAATCAACTTATGATAAATATCAGTCTTCTACTTGGCTGGCATCTGAGGCGAATTTTACCCCAGTAAAGGCGGAGGAAAATGGGACAAGCTGGCAATTAAGCGGTCAACCGGATTCAGATAAAACAATTACCGTCTTTTCCTCATTGTCTGGGGGTCAGGGATTATTAAAATTGCCAGAAGGAACGTGGCAAATTAATCGTTTACCCGTCAGCAAACTGGAAAAAAATCAATATGGGACGATTAAGGTGACGGGTAAGGATGGCCCGATCGCCTACCAAGTCCAATTTAATCCTAATTTTCCTAATTTATCTGAAGATAGCCCGCCAACGGACAATGACTTACATATCCCACCGGCGGAAAAAGCCGCGATCGCGCAAATTTTGCCCCAACTAAATCTGCAAGGGAAATCCCCCGCCGAAATATTACCAGAATTAGACAAATTTTTTCAAAGAAATTTCACTTATTCCCTGGCTTTGACTGGTCAAAATAATTCCATGACCCCTGTAGCAAACTTTTTGCTAAAAAATCGGTCGGGTCATTGCGAATATTTTGCCACCGCCACCAATTTACTGTTGCGATCGCTAGGAATACCAACCCGTTATGCGGTTGGCTACTCCGTTCACGAATTTAGCCAATTAGAAAATCAATATATTGTCAGAAGTCGCCATGCTCATGCTTGGACTTTAGTGTATTTAGACGGAAAATGGCAAACTTTTGATACGACTCCCGCCAATTGGACAAGTTTTGAGGATGCCCGGATGTCCCAATGGGCAATTATTGGAGATTTTTGGTCATTTTTTATATTTAAATTTTCTCTTTGGTTCCAATGGGTGATGGGGCATCCTACCTTAAAGTATGGCTTGCCGATTTTCGGCTTATTAATTGTTATATTTATGCGGATATTTTCCCCCAAAAAATTGGCGTTGCGGTTGGCGAAAAAGTCCAAATTGCGCCAATCTAAACCCCAGTTATTTGCCCAAGTCACAGAATTTGATTTAATTGAGCAAGCTTTGGCGGATTTAGGCTATATGCGTCATCCCTCAGAGTCGTTAAAAAAATGGATTACCCGTTTAGAAAATGAGCTTCCCGATTCCAGTTGCTTAGAAAATTTGCGGCGGATTGTTGAGCTTTATTATCGCGATCGCTTCGATCCCAACGGAATTAATCTCCCTGAACGAGAACAATTAAAATCCTTAATCAAATCTTGGTTACAGGAATATCCCCAGGCGATCTCCACTCAAAAAACACTCGATTCTCTGGGTTCTTCATCACCTAAAATTTAA
- a CDS encoding AAA family ATPase — MTFSDEFELLLRARYPLIYIPTREEERVEKTITQIAKNQGNRGVYIWDFVDGYTGNPNDTGFGKRNPLQALELVEKLPSNAPAIFILRDFHRFLEDVAISRKLRNLAKLLKSQPKNLVLISSEVAIPEELSEVLTVLEFPLPNQAEIAAEVQRLLGATGESLSRNTLDEIVRCCQGLSIERVRRVLAKAIATHGKLEVDDLELILQEKRTIIRQTQILEFYPATEQISDIGGLDNLKEWLLRRGSAFSEQARQYGLPHPRGLLLVGIQGTGKSLTAKAIAHHWHLPLLRLDVGRLFGGLVGESESRTRQMIQLAEALAPCILWIDEIDKAFAGFESKGDAGTTSRVFGTFITWLAEKTSPVFVVATANNIQALPPEILRKGRFDEIFFVGLPHQDERRAIFEVHLSRLRPHNLKNYDLDRLAYETPDFSGAEIEQSLIEAMHIGFSQNRDFTNDDILEAVSQIIPLARTAAEQIEFLQAWAASGKARLASRSSGLSSRIQSQRK, encoded by the coding sequence ATGACATTTAGTGATGAGTTTGAACTGCTTTTGCGAGCCAGATATCCGTTGATTTATATTCCCACTCGCGAAGAAGAAAGAGTCGAAAAAACCATTACTCAAATTGCCAAAAACCAAGGCAATCGAGGGGTATATATCTGGGATTTTGTGGATGGCTATACGGGCAATCCCAATGACACGGGTTTTGGCAAGCGCAATCCGTTACAAGCTTTAGAATTGGTGGAAAAATTGCCAAGCAACGCCCCAGCAATTTTTATTTTGCGAGATTTTCACCGTTTTTTAGAGGATGTGGCGATTTCTCGCAAATTACGCAATTTAGCGAAACTGCTGAAATCTCAGCCGAAAAATTTGGTGCTGATTTCTTCAGAAGTAGCGATTCCCGAAGAGTTAAGCGAAGTTTTGACGGTTTTGGAATTTCCCTTGCCGAATCAAGCAGAAATTGCCGCAGAAGTGCAAAGACTTTTGGGGGCGACGGGAGAATCTTTGTCCCGGAATACCCTCGATGAAATCGTCAGATGTTGTCAGGGACTTTCCATTGAACGAGTGCGTCGGGTATTGGCGAAGGCGATCGCCACTCATGGCAAGTTAGAAGTAGATGATCTGGAATTAATTCTGCAAGAAAAACGCACAATTATTCGCCAAACCCAAATTTTAGAATTCTATCCAGCCACGGAACAAATTTCTGATATTGGTGGTTTGGATAATCTGAAAGAATGGTTGCTGCGACGAGGCAGCGCTTTCTCGGAACAAGCAAGACAATATGGTCTGCCTCATCCCAGAGGTTTGCTGTTGGTGGGGATTCAAGGAACGGGCAAATCTTTGACCGCAAAGGCGATCGCCCACCATTGGCATTTACCGTTACTACGTCTGGATGTCGGTCGGCTATTTGGCGGTTTAGTCGGTGAATCAGAATCCAGAACTCGACAAATGATTCAACTGGCTGAAGCCTTAGCCCCCTGCATCTTATGGATTGATGAGATTGACAAAGCCTTTGCGGGGTTTGAGAGTAAAGGGGATGCAGGCACCACCAGTCGAGTCTTTGGTACATTTATTACCTGGTTGGCGGAAAAAACTTCTCCGGTTTTCGTGGTGGCTACAGCCAATAATATTCAAGCATTGCCCCCGGAAATCTTACGCAAAGGCCGTTTTGATGAAATATTTTTTGTGGGTTTGCCCCATCAAGACGAGCGCCGTGCTATCTTCGAGGTGCATTTATCCCGCTTGCGCCCTCATAATTTAAAAAATTATGATTTGGATCGACTTGCCTATGAAACTCCTGATTTTTCAGGGGCAGAAATTGAGCAATCCCTGATTGAAGCCATGCACATTGGATTTAGTCAAAACCGTGATTTTACCAATGATGATATTTTAGAAGCGGTGAGTCAGATTATTCCCTTGGCGCGAACTGCCGCTGAACAAATCGAATTTTTGCAAGCTTGGGCAGCTTCTGGCAAAGCTCGTCTGGCTTCTCGATCCAGTGGTTTATCTTCTCGCATCCAAAGTCAACGAAAATAG
- a CDS encoding Fur family transcriptional regulator — MSFYTASSLKAELNERGWRMTPQREQILQVFQNLNKGHHLSAEDLYRLLQSENQHISLSTIYRTLKLMARMGILRELELAEGHKHYELNQPYPYHHHHLICVRCNKTIEFKSDSILKVGSKTAKKEGYHLLDCQLTIHAICPTCQRALMPL, encoded by the coding sequence ATGTCTTTTTATACAGCAAGTTCCCTGAAAGCTGAACTCAACGAGCGCGGATGGAGAATGACTCCACAGCGAGAACAGATTTTACAGGTCTTTCAGAACTTGAACAAGGGTCATCATCTCAGTGCTGAGGATTTATACCGGCTACTCCAGAGTGAAAATCAGCATATTAGTTTATCGACGATTTACCGAACCCTCAAGTTAATGGCACGGATGGGAATTCTGCGGGAACTCGAACTGGCAGAAGGACATAAGCATTATGAACTCAATCAACCTTATCCTTATCATCACCATCACCTGATTTGTGTCCGCTGTAATAAAACTATTGAGTTCAAAAGTGATTCTATTTTAAAAGTCGGCAGCAAAACGGCAAAAAAAGAAGGATATCACTTATTAGATTGTCAATTAACGATTCATGCGATTTGTCCCACTTGTCAGAGAGCTTTAATGCCTCTTTGA